The genomic region aatgaaatcgatcttcaatttaaaatatttacactagtggaaaccacaaaatattatgttatacttaataaaagtatgaataaactctcaaatgttagtgaatatattgttttgatgagatatgcattctatgaaatcagtttcaacgatccaatcgtcaaacatgtttgtatatacttcgagatcgcatacgccaaaaattgcaaaaaacaaacattcagagatcaagtaacgggataaaacttttcgacggttatcaacgaaaaatcacgatttaacggttattttaactccgattttgatgattttttacagctacactcattgaccctatatgaatacaatgaatgaattcgatcatcaatttaaaatatttacactagtggataccacaaaatcttatgttatacttaatgaaagtataaataaactttacgTGTTAGTGGATCTGTCGTTTTGATGGATACGTAttttacgaaactaatttcaactgatcaaaccgtcaaacttgtttgtatatacttcaagatcgcatacgtaaaaaatcgcaaaaaaaaagaaaaaagagatttagagatcaagtaacaagacaaaacttttcaacggttatcaacgaacaatcacgatttaacagttattttaactctgattttgatgattttttacagctacactccttgatcatatatgaatacaatgaatgaattcgattttcaatttaaaatatttacactagtggataccacaaaattttatgtcatgatgatcgataAAAATTGAGGGTTTTGTAAAagaaataacatgcaagctttaaGTTCCATTCgtaaggtttaaacttttgagaaagccTTCAcaatattgaaaacaaaaactctttaattttgcatatcattgcacatttaatattttgtaatatgagtgtagatgtagtacttaaacgacaaatatgttttaatgttttgaagtaatatttatatgGCAATGTGtgatatgtgcaaatttaagggAAAAAACAAATCTTAACGGGTAATAACGGTTTAGGTCACTTTACCCGACTTGTTAAGGACCTGTTAAAATAATGTGTGACACGACATGATCCGTTAaaataacaggtgttacacgaaaacgacatgaTCTGTTTGCTAGGCCTACCCTCAATTAAAGATAGACCACAACAACAATATCattattttctctaattttcaTCACAAATAATCATTTGAATACCAATTAAAAAACAATGCACacacaaataattaaataaatacataaaagaGAGTGGCAAAATGGTATTTTAACATGACAATATAACAATTATTAAACgagaattttaactaaaaacatgttgtactgttcattttaacgaacatttttacattaaaaagttaattatagtattattcattttatcttttattctatcattattgttaaaactcaaattttttttattaattttccttattaaaatCTCTTCGGTATATATAACACAATTACCAACTAgacccatatatttttttaacaataataacaaaaaaaatgggaggaaattaaattaaattataaaaataaaaattgaaattagcgCCTGCAGCGAGTAACGGCGCTACAGCCGAGACGGTAGGGATTCGCCGGAGACCGATGTCGAGCCGGAGCCCTAGGTATGCAGTTGTAGTAGGACGCGCCACGTCGCGAGCAGGGGACAGTGTTCCTATTCAGCGCACCGTAGCTAATGTACGTCCTCGTGGCTAAGATGCGCCGGTTGATCTCCGAGTCCATCTGCATCTCCGCATCCTCGTCCTCGTCAGCTATCAGTCCCCCCGCCGCCGATCTCGTCGAACCCCCGCTCAGCTCGCCCAGCTGGTGGCCCCTGATGAAATCAACGGCCAAAGCTGAAGCAATCACTACCAAATGGGCGGCCAGGATTGCGCAGATGAAGATGCAGCCAAAGAGTGATGGAGTTCTTGAGCTTgagattcccatttttttttatttcggtTTTTGTCTAAAATCTCAAGTTTCTGAGAGGCAGTGGTTTTGCAGAATGGTTTGGGAGTTTATAAACATAGTGATCGTTGGAGAGAAAATGCCACTGGGTTTGGGAGTAATTACGGGAAGATGCCACTTGACTGACCGTCTTTGTAAGAAAGTCAATGACTTTATGGCCGCCCACTAATCACGCTACTTTTGACCTTATTTGTGCATTTAATTTGGGAAATTAATAAAACTgccatttatatatatatatatttttttttgaaaggaaGTGTTGTATTGATTAAATAAACTCATTTAGAGTTACATGTCTTCGAGGAGGACCTCGTAAATGAGAATAGGAGGCTCCTCAATCCAAACTAGATTATTGCTACTAGACAAAGCAAACTTAGCAAGATGGTGGGCAATCCTATTACATAAACGAGAGACATGAATAAATCCCGCCATAGTAAAAGTGGAAGCCAACTGCAACACATCTTCTGCGATCATACATAGAGCCGATGAATCTATATAAGTCCcactagaggatatttgttcccctagcactcttctttgcttgcccgtgcaaagaatCGTCTCCCGTTGATTTGTTTGTCTTCTCCGCGCCGCACTgatgtaaaaaaaaacttaattctccttttcttcttcttgggtggtGTTGCCATAGAGCAGCCGTTAGGGTGGTGTGGTACGTAGGCTGGCAGGGCCCAGGAGTCGGCTTGGCATAAGCCAATGAGGTGGTGTGGTAGAGATCACTGCTTGGGATGCTGGGCTTAGCTAAAGCCAAGGGTAGTTGTGTGGCTAGGGCCGTGGATCAA from Pyrus communis chromosome 4, drPyrComm1.1, whole genome shotgun sequence harbors:
- the LOC137732667 gene encoding protein RALF-like 33, whose protein sequence is MGISSSRTPSLFGCIFICAILAAHLVVIASALAVDFIRGHQLGELSGGSTRSAAGGLIADEDEDAEMQMDSEINRRILATRTYISYGALNRNTVPCSRRGASYYNCIPRAPARHRSPANPYRLGCSAVTRCRR